The following proteins come from a genomic window of Nitrospirota bacterium:
- a CDS encoding bacteriohemerythrin — protein sequence MKWTEKLATGISTIDSQHKELFKRINNLVIAIKQQRCKSEIDGTIKFLDDYARVHFSEEEKHMRDTNYGGLEEQREDHKKYLAVLADLKEQASLPRVQGVSYDLSATTNQVVVDWIVDHIMKVDMKFGAFLRSRKSSE from the coding sequence ATGAAATGGACGGAGAAACTGGCGACCGGCATCAGCACCATCGACAGCCAGCACAAGGAACTGTTCAAACGGATCAATAACCTGGTCATCGCCATAAAACAGCAACGCTGCAAGTCCGAGATCGACGGGACGATCAAGTTCCTGGATGATTACGCGCGGGTCCACTTCTCCGAGGAGGAAAAACACATGCGCGATACGAACTATGGCGGGTTGGAGGAGCAGCGGGAGGACCACAAAAAATATCTTGCGGTGCTTGCCGATCTGAAGGAACAGGCGTCGCTTCCCCGGGTGCAGGGCGTCTCCTATGATCTGTCCGCAACCACGAACCAGGTGGTGGTGGACTGGATCGTCGACCATATCATGAAGGTGGATATGAAGTTCGGCGCCTTCCTGAGAAGCAGGAAGAGTTCGGAGTGA